A section of the Salmo trutta chromosome 4, fSalTru1.1, whole genome shotgun sequence genome encodes:
- the LOC115192105 gene encoding V-type proton ATPase 16 kDa proteolipid subunit: MSSESPEYSPFFAVMGASAAMVFSALGAAYGTAKSGTGIAAMSVMRPELIMKSIIPVVMAGIIAIYGLVVAVLIANNISEKVTLYKSFLHLGAGLSVGLSGLAAGFAIGIVGDAGVRGTAQQPRLFVGMILILIFAEVLGLYGLIVALILSTK; encoded by the exons ATGTCGTCAGAAAGTCCCGAATACTCCCCTTTCTTCGCAGTGATGGGAGCCTCTGCGGCTATGGTCTTCAGCG cgTTGGGGGCAGCCTATGGCACGGCTAAGAGTGGCACGGGCATCGCTGCCATGTCGGTGATGCGGCCGGAGCTCATCATGAAGTCCATCATTCCTGTGGTCATGGCAGGTATCATCGCCATCTACGGGCTGGTGGTGGCGGTGCTCATCGCCAACAACATTTCAGAGAAAGTCACCCTCTACAA GAGTTTCCTCCACTTGGGTGCTGGGCTGAGTGTGGGGCTGAGTGGGCTGGCGGCTGGTTTTGCCATTGGCATTGTGGGCGACGCAGGCGTTCGGGGCACAGCTCAGCAGCCCAGGCTCTTTGTGGGCATGATCCTCATCCTGATCTTCGCAGAGGTCCTAGGGCTCTACGGTCTTATCGTGGCTCTCATCCTCTCCAcgaaatag